The Pseudomonas fragi DNA window TGCACGCCATCGCATCACGCTGGTGGCCTTGTACCTGCAACAGGACGAAGCCGGGCAGGAAATCCTCGATGCCCTGCACGCGGCCAAGGCTGCACGCCCCGAGCTGGAGATTGCAGTGGTGGTTGACTGGCTGCGCGCCCAGCGCGGGCTGATCGGTGCCGGTAAACAGCCCGGCAACGCGGCCTGGTACCAGGCACAGACCGCAGCACACCCGACCCAGGTACCCATTTATGGTGTGCCGGTACAAACCCGGGAACTGTTCGGGGTGTTGCACCTCAAGGGCTTCATTGTCGACGACTGTGTGATCTACAGCGGCGCCAGCCTGAACAACGTGTACCTGCACAAGCTCGACAAGTATCGCTTCGACCGTTACCACCTGCTGCACAACAAGCAGCTGGCCGACACCATGCAGCGTTTTGTCGAGCACGACCTGATCGCCAGCAAGGCCGTGCATCGTCTCGACCTGCCCACATTGCCGACCACCCGCAGCCTGCGCAGCGCCATCGGGGATTTTCGCAGCCACCTGAAAAAAGCCAGCTACGACACCAGCGCCGGAACGGTCGGCCACTTTGGCCTGTCGGTCAGCCCGCTACTGGGGGTAGGCAAGAATAATCAACTGAGCCGGGTGATTTGCGAACTGATTGCCAGCAGCCAGCAACAGCTGACCATCTGCACGCCGTATTTCAACTTGCCCTTGCCGGTTACCCGGGAAATCAATCGCGCCCTGGAGCGTGGGGTGCGCATTGATATCGTGGTCGGTGACAAGACCGCCAACGACTTCTATATCCCGCCGAGCGAGCCGTTCCGGGTTATCGCGGCGTTGCCGTACCTGTATGAAATGAGCTTGCGCCGGTTTGCCAAGAGCCATCAGCGGATGATCGACAATGGCCTGCTTAACCTGCATCTGTGGCGCGAAGGTGACAACACCTACCACCTCAAAGGCATGTGGGTGGATGACCGCTACACCTTGCTGACCGGCAATAACCTCAATCCACGCGCATTCCGTCTGGATCTGGAAAACGGCCTGCTGATCGACGACCCGCGCCGTGAATTGCTGGAACCGCGCCGCAAGGAGCTGGAGGCGATCTTCGCCCACACGCAGCGTATCGACAGCTTCAAGAACCTGGAAACCCTGGTCGATTACCCGCCAGCGGTGGCCAAGTTCCTGCGTCGCGTAAGCCGGGTGCGAATCGAACGCCTGCTTTACCGGATTCTCTAAATATCTGTGGGAGCGGGCTTGCTCGCGATTCAAACGGCGCGGTCTGTAAGGTAAACCGCGTCGATGCCATCGCGAGCAAGCCCGCTCCCACAGTATGCCGAGTCGGGTCAGGGCGTTTGCGGGATATACACCACGCTGCCACCCTCACGCTGGTGCAATAACCGGTCGCCGTTGTCCGGCTGGCTGGTGAGGGTTTGGTGATCCACGCTCAAATAGCCAAGGGGCAGGGGATCGCCACTGCGATATTGGGCAAAGATCAGCGTGCGCTGCGGGTTGAAATGCTGGCCGCTGGTTTTGTCCAGCCAGGCCATCAAGCCGGCACTGTCGCCAGTGCGGGGGTAATCCTGGCTCTGGTCGACATAGAAAAACGGTTCGCCGCCGTTCTGCACATACATCGGCAGCTTGTTGTCCACATCGATCATCACCATGCGCCATTGGTCCCAGGGCGCCTGCTTGCTGGCCTGCGCCTTCACGTCCTGGCCAAACTGCACAACTCCGCCGCCACCGTTGGACCACGGATAGAACACCCCCAGCACCAGCAGCAGTAACGTCGCACTCATGCCGAAACCGATGTTCCAGCGGCGCGGGGAGGTTTTGCCTTGCGCCAGGCGCCGGGTCACCCACCAGGCGGCCAACAACTGCGCAAAAGGCACCAGCGGCAACACGTAATAACTGCGCCGACTGCCGCTGGCGGTAAAGAACACAAACAACAAACCCAGCCCCCATACCAGCCAGCGCGTATTGGGCTCGATATGGCGCCACTGACGCAGGGCAACCCACAGCCCGATCATCCAGAACGGCGCCCAGGGCAAGGTGTACGCCGGCAGGTAAATCAGGTACGTGTAAATCGGCCCCATATGGTCAAAGGGGTTGAAGAAACGCACCACGTTTTCACGCAGCACCAGCCCCAGCCCGCTCTCGCCATAGGTGGGCGCGCCATACAGGCGCGATAGCGCGAAGGGCAGCATGTACACGGCCCCGGCAATGACCAGGGCCAGCAACAGTCGCCCGTTGAGATGGCGTTTCCAGCGTTGTTCGCTCAGCAGATGAGGCAACAGCACCAGCCCTGGCAGGATAAAACCGATCAGGCCCTTGAGCAGCGAAGTCAGGGACAGCAACAGGAAAAATACACAGTAGCGACTCAAACGCGTGTCATCAGGTCCGCGCCAGTACCACCAGACGGCCGCAAGCAGGCCGAACACGGTAAGGATGTCCGCCGTGGCCACCCGTGCCCAGAATACAAAGTAGAAGGTCGTGGCCAGCATCCAGCCAGCGATCAGCCCGGTACCCTTGCGAAACAACTGTTCGCCGATCAGGTACACCAGCCATACGCTCAGCCAGGCGGCAAGCACTGAAGACAGGCGCAGTGACCAATGCCCCAGCCCGCCCATCAGCCCGGCACTGGCCGTGATCAGCCAGTACGAGGGCAGGGGCTTGTCGTAGTAGGGCGAGCCCTTGAGATAAGGGTCCAGGTAATCACCGCTTTGCAGCATCTGCAGGGCGATATTGGCCCAGCGGGTTTCCGGCCCCCACAGCTCCCGTGAACCCAGGCCCAGCAACAAGAGCAGGGCAGACACGGCTAACAACACCAGCAAGGCTTTTTGCTCGCTGTTCCAGCGTTTGATCAGAGTCATTCAGGCTGAACCTTGGGGAAGATAAAAATCGCCAGATCGCCGCGTTCGTAGCGCTTGCCGCCCTGCGGCAGCAACTCGACTTCGTGGGTTTCCAACGCCGAATGAACCCGCATGACCACGCCGACCGAGCCGCGTAAACGTGCCTCCTTCATCCAGCGATCGATGTTATCCATATCAACCTGACGCCCGGCTGAATCGGCATAACCCAAACCATATTTAAGCTCGCCGGTGGTGTTATAGAGCGTAATTTCAGGCCGGCCCAGGCGCCAGGACAGGGCCGATGCCGCACCCAGGTCATTGCTGAGCAGCGTGCCGGCCTGGCTCAGCTCCTGCACATGCTCGGCAATAAACTGATCGGGCATTTTGCTGTTGACGATCACCCCGGGCATCGCGGCGGGCAACAGCGCCACCAGCACTCCCATGCCCACCGCAGGTGCAGCCCACAGCAGCAGCGGGCGCAAAGCTTGCAAGGCATTGCTCAGCAGCCAGCCCAGCAACACGATATAGGCCAGCGACAGGCTGAACACCTCGGTGTTCGCATACACCGCACGACTCAATTGCAGGTAAGCCAGCCCCACCAGCCCGGCCACCGCCAACAGCACATTCAACAGGCCGTTGATACGCAGGATGCGGCCCTTTGCCTGCTCCCTCCACGAAACCACGGCATGGCCCATCAGCAGCGCCAAAGGCAGCAGGCACGGCATGATGTAGGTGGGCAGCTTGCCCTTGCTGAGGCTGAAGATCGCCAGTGGCAGCAGCAGCCACAGCAACAGAAAACCTGTCAC harbors:
- the pssA gene encoding CDP-diacylglycerol--serine O-phosphatidyltransferase; amino-acid sequence: MPSLFKRSLLPKLRSFPLSADALSILPSPADFRRCLLEHIAGARHRITLVALYLQQDEAGQEILDALHAAKAARPELEIAVVVDWLRAQRGLIGAGKQPGNAAWYQAQTAAHPTQVPIYGVPVQTRELFGVLHLKGFIVDDCVIYSGASLNNVYLHKLDKYRFDRYHLLHNKQLADTMQRFVEHDLIASKAVHRLDLPTLPTTRSLRSAIGDFRSHLKKASYDTSAGTVGHFGLSVSPLLGVGKNNQLSRVICELIASSQQQLTICTPYFNLPLPVTREINRALERGVRIDIVVGDKTANDFYIPPSEPFRVIAALPYLYEMSLRRFAKSHQRMIDNGLLNLHLWREGDNTYHLKGMWVDDRYTLLTGNNLNPRAFRLDLENGLLIDDPRRELLEPRRKELEAIFAHTQRIDSFKNLETLVDYPPAVAKFLRRVSRVRIERLLYRIL
- a CDS encoding ArnT family glycosyltransferase translates to MTLIKRWNSEQKALLVLLAVSALLLLLGLGSRELWGPETRWANIALQMLQSGDYLDPYLKGSPYYDKPLPSYWLITASAGLMGGLGHWSLRLSSVLAAWLSVWLVYLIGEQLFRKGTGLIAGWMLATTFYFVFWARVATADILTVFGLLAAVWWYWRGPDDTRLSRYCVFFLLLSLTSLLKGLIGFILPGLVLLPHLLSEQRWKRHLNGRLLLALVIAGAVYMLPFALSRLYGAPTYGESGLGLVLRENVVRFFNPFDHMGPIYTYLIYLPAYTLPWAPFWMIGLWVALRQWRHIEPNTRWLVWGLGLLFVFFTASGSRRSYYVLPLVPFAQLLAAWWVTRRLAQGKTSPRRWNIGFGMSATLLLLVLGVFYPWSNGGGGVVQFGQDVKAQASKQAPWDQWRMVMIDVDNKLPMYVQNGGEPFFYVDQSQDYPRTGDSAGLMAWLDKTSGQHFNPQRTLIFAQYRSGDPLPLGYLSVDHQTLTSQPDNGDRLLHQREGGSVVYIPQTP